Below is a window of Thermodesulfobacteriota bacterium DNA.
AAAGGATAAACAAGTGTGTTAGAGAAGCTTCATACATGAGGAAAAACCACATGAAACTTTTAGATCTTTGGAGGGATTCGGTTGTGAGAAAGAATGAGAGACTCTATCTGAAAGAGGATGGGAAAGAATACAAGATGAGTCTTTCGGGTACATGCCTTGGATGCCACAAGGAAAAAGAAGCCTTCTGCGACAGGTGTCACGGATACATTGGTGTGACTCCAAAATGCTTTAGGTGCCACGTCGTTCCCAAGGGGTAACAAGATGAAAAGGAGGGATTTATTAAAATTCTTTGGAATGGGGATCGTTTTCGGTCTTTTTAGTCCTTACCTTTTCTCTTCGACAGA
It encodes the following:
- the dsrJ gene encoding sulfate reduction electron transfer complex DsrMKJOP subunit DsrJ, with protein sequence MKIYDSRKVVTGLILALCLLTSPFWYNIFFGRPKYLPELKVERINKCVREASYMRKNHMKLLDLWRDSVVRKNERLYLKEDGKEYKMSLSGTCLGCHKEKEAFCDRCHGYIGVTPKCFRCHVVPKG